In Bacteroidota bacterium, the sequence AGCTTCCGCCCGTCCTCCCCTCTGCTCATCTCTGCATGTTCTACCTTGCCCTCGCGGTCGCTTCCAGCCTCGGCATCGCAACGATCTTCAAGTACAGCGAGCGCCACGGCCTCGACCGGATGGCGCTGCTGACGGTGAACTACGCGGTGGCCTCTGCCCTGGCCGGCGGTCTGCTGCTGACGGGGGTAGAGACGGCGGCGGGCGGACTCGCTCTGAGCTCAGGGTTGCTCGCGCTCGGCGTCGGGACCGGCGTGCTCTTCATCGGTGGGTTCGTGCTGTTCTCGTACGCGATCCGCGTGGCGGGCATGTCGCTGGCGGCGGGCGTGATGCGGCTGGCGGTGGCGCTGCCGTTCCTGGCCTCATGGCTGATCTGGGGGGAGGTACCGAGCGCAGCCCAGGCCAGCGGGATGGCTGTGGCGGGTGGGGCCTTTTTCCTGATCGCACGGCGCGAGGCCCCGGCGTCGGCCGCGCACGTCGCCAGCGGCGAGTCACAGGAGGCAGACGCGCACGGTGGATGGCAGGTGGCCCTCGTCCTCGGTCTGCTTTTCCTGGTAGGCGGGACCGTAGACGTCTCGCTCAAGGCGTTCGACGAACTGTTCGCCGCGACGAACAGCCGGGCTTTGTTTCTGCTGATGGTCTTTGGAGTGGCGTTTGGGACCGGGCTGACGCTCGTCGTGCGGCGGAGGGTGCGGGAGGGCGTCTGGCCACGCGCAGCGGCGGTCGGGTGGGGAGGCCTGCTGGGACTCGCCAACTACGCCTCGGTCGAGTTCCTGCTGCAAGCCATCGCCAGGCTCTCGGGGCCGTTCGTCTTTCCGGTCAACAACATCGCCATCGTCATCGGGGCCGCCTTCCTCGGCGTGCTCGTCTGGGGCGAGCGGGTGTCTGGGGCGAACCGCCTCGGCCTGGGGCTGGCCGTCGTGGCGCTTGTGCTGATGGGATGGTAGACGCGGCGAGCCGCGAGCGCCGAGCGACGAACAGACGCGCCGGGAACGTTGTCCACGCTGGACCTTTGGACCTCGACTCGTCGCTCGACCCTTGCACGTCGCCATGCCACAGTCCCGCCGCCTGCTGCCCGTCCTCGCGCTGCTCCTCGTCGGGGCGGCGCTCGCGCTCACGGTGTGGCTGGCGCGGCCTCGGTGGTCCGTCGAGGGCGTCCGGGACGCGGTCGTGACGACGATCCAGTCGGAAGCGCCGGCCTCGGACCTCGTCACGGGGCGCGTGGGGATCGCGGCGCGGCGCGAGATCCGCAACCTCGGCCAGTTCTCGTGGCTCCCGGCGTGGCTGGACCTCCCCGGCGTAAACGTCCTCGACGCTGAGGCGCGCGTGGAGGCCACCGGCGAGGCGCTCTACGGGTTCGACGTGCGCGCCCTCACGCCGGACATGATCGAGGTCTACCCAAGCGGACTCGTGGAGGTGACCCTGCCCCCGCTGCGCGTCGTCGCCGTCGACACCGACCTCGCCGGGTTGCGGGTCGAGAGCGAGGAGGGCGTGCTGCGCGGCGGGGCCGGCCGCCAGCTCGAGGCCGAGGCGCTGCGCGACGTCGAGGCGCTGCTGCTGCGCCAGGCCGAGCAGCACCTCGCGGACTCCGTCCAGCCGGCCGTCAACACCTCGAAGGCGCTCGAGGCGATGCTGAGGCCGCCACTCCGGGCCGCCGGGCTGGAGGCCCCGCGCTTCCGGTTCCGCCTCGGGCCGGACCTCACGCTCGAACCCTCGCTAGAATGAAACAGGCCGACGAGCACCCTCCGTTTCTCGACACGCCCAGCGGGATCATGACGGCCTCGGGCGTGCACTTCCACACGACGCGTGCGCTCCTCGAAGGCTACGCGGGGCCGGTGCTGGAGGCCGTGCCGCTGGCTACGCTCGTGGACCGGGCCGAGGTGTGGCTGCGCTCGGGGCAGACGCTCGCGCTCTGGTCGCTGGCGCTGCTGCTGCTCGTCGCGCCGCCGGTCGGAGCCGCGTTCGCGGCGCTGACGGTCTACCTCGGGTGGGAGACGCTCGGGCCGTCGGTGGTGAGCCGGCGGTTGGTGTCGGCCTTCCGGGTTTTGGAGAAGCCGCTCGTGCAGGCCGTGCTCTACGTAGCCGTGCTGAGCTGGCTCGGGGCCGAGGGGCGGCTGGGTGCCGTCGTAGCCGGGCTGCTCGGGTTCGTCCTCGTGCGGTGGCGCGTGCTCCCGCTCCTGCTCCGGTCGGCGCTGAAGATCCTTCGCCGCCCGCTCTACACCCTCCCCGCGCCCGACCAGGTGCTCCGCGCCTTCGTCCTCCGCGCCGCGCTTCGGCATGGGATCAAGCTGCCCCAACTCGAACGCCTCAAGCAGGAGCTTCGCAGGTGAGGCTGCGCTTGCCCCGGAGGCGGCAGCGTCGAGGAGTATCTTCGCCGCATGATTGCGTCCGGCCCCTCGACTCTCGCCGTGTGGCTCGTCCTGATGCTGGCCCAGGCGGGCCGCGCCCGGCCGTCCGAGGACGAAGACCGGGCGCTGGCTCAGCGGATCCGCCGGGGCGACGCCGACGCCTTCCGCCGCTTCTTCGACCGGACCCACGCGGACCTGCTCCGGGCGCTTCGGCGGCGCGGGCTGGACGTGGCGGCAGCCGAGGACGTGGCGCAGAACGCCTACCTCTGGCTCTGGGAGCACCGCGACCGCATCGACCCGGCGCAGTCGCTGCGGGGGCTGCTCTTCCGCATCGGGCTGACGCGCGGGCTGAACCACCTCCGCGACACGGGGCGGACCGAGGCGCTGCCGGACCTCGACCTGCCCGGCGAAGGCGCGGGCGACCCAGCGGCGCTCGCCGACCTCCGCCGCGCGCTCGCCGACGCCGTCGCCGCGCTGCCGGAGCGCCGCCGCGAGACGTTCGGGCTCTGCTTCTTCGACGGCCTCTCGCACCGCGAGGCCGCCGAGGTGATGGACGTCAGCCCCCGGACCGTCGAGCACCAGATGGCGCACGCGCTGAAAGCGATTCGGACCCACCTTGCGCCCTTTCTGGAGGACTAGGAGAAAAAGTAAGGGATGAATAGGGGATCGGTGGGGCGCACGGTGTAGGAACCCTGACGGCGCGACCCGTCGCCTGCAGTTCCTCATTCGTCCAAACCCATACGAACCATGACTCGATTCTCTCTTTTCCGCCTGCCGGTCCTCGCTCTCGGGATGGCGTTTCTCCTCGCAGCGTGCGACGCCACCGTCGACGACAGCACGGCGGACCTGACCGCAGCAGAGGCCGACGAGGCCGCCGCGATCGTCGCCGAAGCCCTCGCCGAGGACGCCGGTGGCTTCTTCGCCTCCACCGCTGACCTCACCGCCGCGCTCGAAGACGACAGCATGGCGAGCGGTCCCCAGGCTTTGGGCGGGCACCGCGACCGGCGCGGCAGCCACCTGCGGTGCCGCAACGGAGACTACGTGCTGACCTACGACGAGGTCACCGGTACGCACCTCGTCACCTACGAGTGCAGCGTCGATACCGGCACGGCCCAGCGCAGCTACAGCGCCCAACTCACCTACCAGTACCGCGACGCCGACGGCGGCTTCGTCGCCCGTCCGGTCGAGGAGTGGGACACGGTGGACTCCGTTGCCTTCGGCGGGACCCGCGAGGGCGAGGGGCAGTTCGGCCGTGGCGAGTTTAGCCGCACGTCCATGTTCGAGCAGGACGGCGCGTGGACGCTCTCCGGCCTCGCCGACAACACGACGCCTGCCATCCTCTCGGGCCGCCAGCAGCGCAGCGGTATCCACGCGCAGACCGGCCCCGGCGGCTCCGGCACACGCACATTCTCGGCCGAGCTGAGCGGCGAAGGAATTGAACTCCGCGAAGGCGACGACGGGCTGGGTATGGCTGCTGTCGGGACACTGTCCTACACGGTCGAGATGGAGATCGAGCGCAACGGTGCAATCGTGACGCGGACCGTCGAGGGCACCATCGAGCTCGAAAACAGCGGCTTCGGGCTGCTCCGCATCATCGGCATCCGGGGCCTCTACCGCGTCTCGCTCGGCGACGGCGCACTCGAGTTCACCCCGTAGCCGCTCGCGCATCCGGTCCAGGCCGGGCCGGATGCGCAGGGCCTATCTTGTCCCCGTGTCTACCTTGCCTCCCGACGACCGCGACCTTCGCCTCGCTCGCCAACTCGACGCGGGCGAGGCGTCGGACGGGTCGGACGCCCTGCGCCACGCGCTCGAATCTGCCCGGCCGGCAGCGCCCTCGGTCGAGGCTGGGACGAGCGAGCGCCTGTGGGCAGGGATCGAAGCACAGATGGGGCCAGCCCCTCGGGCGGCGCGGCCCCCGCTCCGGCTCGTGCAGCGGCCGGTGGTGCGATGGGCTGCTGCCGCTCTCGTCCTGCTCGCCTTCGGCGTAGCGGTATGGACGACCCAGCAGCCTGACCTCGTGGCAGTCGCCGTGGCCGAGACGGTGACGTGGGACGCGCCCGACGGCTCGACCGTCACGCTGCGCCCGAACAGCCGCCTCGTCCACCACGGCGAGCGCGCCTACGGGCTCGACGGGCAGGCCTTCTTTGCAGTCACCTCGGACCCTGACCGTCCGTTCACCGTCGAGGCTGGGCCGGGGACGGTCCGCGTCCTCGGCACCCGGTTCGACGTGAGCACCTGGGGCGGGGAGACCGCCGTGTTCGTCGAGGAAGGCCGCGTGGCCGTCGAGGGAGCCTCGGCGGAGGTCGTCCTCGGCGCGGGCGGGGCCGCGGCGGCGAGTTCGGCAGGCGTGGCACGCGTCGAAGCGCCGAGCGCGGAGACCTACCTCGACTGGCAGCGCGGCGAGGTGGCGTTCGAGCGCGAGCGGGTGCAGCGCGTGGCGGACGAGATCGGCCAGCACTTCGACGTGCGCGTGGCCGTGGGGGCCGCAGCCGACGAGACGGTCTCGGGCGTGATCAGACTGGACGACGTGCGCCAAGCGCTCGGCGACTTGGGCCGCATCCTCGGCGGAGGGTTCGAGGCCGATGGTGATGGCTACCGCTTCGTCCGGCCATGAGACGACGCCTCGCGCTTGGCCTCTTCCTGCTGGCCGGGGCCGTGCAGGCCCAGCCGCTCGTCTACGACAGCGAGGCGCTGCGCGACGTGATCGAGGACGTGGAGCGCCGCACGCCGTGGCGTTTCCTCTACTCCGACGCGCTCGTGGCAGGCCGCACCGTCGATCTGCGCACCGACGCAGCCTCGCTGCCCGACACGCTTGGGCAGGTCCTCGCGCCGGACGGTATCGGCGTCGAAGCCGACTACGAGCGGCAGCGCATCTTGCTCGTGCCCGCCGGACCGAAGCCGGTCGGGGAAACCCGCATCGTACGCGGGCGTGTGCTCGATGCGGAAACCGGCGAGCCGCTGCCGTACGCGACCGTGACGTGGAACGACGGGCAGCGCGGCGTCGTCGCCGACGAGTCGGGACGGTTCGTGCTGACCCTGCCCTCGGCCTCATCTGTCCCGCTGACGGCCTCGTTCGTCGGGTACGACGCGCAGACGGCCGCGCCGCAGGGCGAGGCGCTCGCGTTCCGGCTGCGGCCCGAGGCGTCGGCGGTGCCGGCGGTCGTGGTGGATGGCCTGCTGTTCTCGGCGGCAGTCGATACGGCCTGGGCGGCGCGGCTCCAGCCCGGCCGCTACGACGCTATCGGTGAGGGCGGGGGGCTCCGCGCGCTCGACGTGCTGCCGTCCGTCGCGCCGTCGGCGGCATTCGAGGACGGGCCCGTCGTCCGGGGTAGCCCGAGCGACGCCTTCGAGGTCCGCCTCGACGGGGTCCCGGTCTACAACCCGCGCCACCTGTTCGGCCTCGTGGACGCCTTCAACGGCGACGCGCTCCGCGCCGTGGCGCTCTACGTCGGCGTAGCCCCGGCCCGCGTCGCGGTCGCCCCTGGCGGAGCGGTCGAGTATGTCACCGCGACCGGCTCGCCGCGCCGCCCCACCGCCGAGGTCGGGGTGTCGAGCCTCG encodes:
- a CDS encoding DUF4230 domain-containing protein, giving the protein MPQSRRLLPVLALLLVGAALALTVWLARPRWSVEGVRDAVVTTIQSEAPASDLVTGRVGIAARREIRNLGQFSWLPAWLDLPGVNVLDAEARVEATGEALYGFDVRALTPDMIEVYPSGLVEVTLPPLRVVAVDTDLAGLRVESEEGVLRGGAGRQLEAEALRDVEALLLRQAEQHLADSVQPAVNTSKALEAMLRPPLRAAGLEAPRFRFRLGPDLTLEPSLE
- a CDS encoding sigma-70 family RNA polymerase sigma factor; protein product: MIASGPSTLAVWLVLMLAQAGRARPSEDEDRALAQRIRRGDADAFRRFFDRTHADLLRALRRRGLDVAAAEDVAQNAYLWLWEHRDRIDPAQSLRGLLFRIGLTRGLNHLRDTGRTEALPDLDLPGEGAGDPAALADLRRALADAVAALPERRRETFGLCFFDGLSHREAAEVMDVSPRTVEHQMAHALKAIRTHLAPFLED
- a CDS encoding FecR domain-containing protein, whose amino-acid sequence is MPPDDRDLRLARQLDAGEASDGSDALRHALESARPAAPSVEAGTSERLWAGIEAQMGPAPRAARPPLRLVQRPVVRWAAAALVLLAFGVAVWTTQQPDLVAVAVAETVTWDAPDGSTVTLRPNSRLVHHGERAYGLDGQAFFAVTSDPDRPFTVEAGPGTVRVLGTRFDVSTWGGETAVFVEEGRVAVEGASAEVVLGAGGAAAASSAGVARVEAPSAETYLDWQRGEVAFERERVQRVADEIGQHFDVRVAVGAAADETVSGVIRLDDVRQALGDLGRILGGGFEADGDGYRFVRP